A single genomic interval of Romboutsia ilealis harbors:
- a CDS encoding VOC family protein, with translation MIKMLHHVCIQTDKYKESLDFYTNILGFKIIQESKNFHTRDYNTWIKYGEFMIELQTAKANDTLHKWSSSNAGPVHLGFLVDDVQKEYERIKELGYTEFKLKNGQIVYEVEGEKLFKIKAPEGTEIEIRDTNI, from the coding sequence ATGATAAAAATGTTACATCATGTGTGTATTCAAACCGATAAATATAAGGAATCATTAGATTTTTATACAAATATATTAGGATTTAAAATAATTCAAGAAAGTAAGAATTTCCATACTAGAGATTATAACACTTGGATAAAATATGGAGAATTTATGATAGAGTTACAAACTGCTAAAGCTAATGATACTTTACATAAATGGAGTTCATCAAACGCAGGACCTGTACATTTAGGTTTTTTAGTTGATGATGTTCAAAAAGAATATGAGAGAATTAAGGAGTTAGGATATACAGAGTTTAAATTAAAAAATGGACAAATTGTATATGAGGTTGAGGGAGAAAAGTTATTTAAAATAAAGGCGCCAGAAGGTACAGAAATAGAAATAAGAGATACAAATATATAG
- a CDS encoding DUF4397 domain-containing protein — MRNFNENYSLVRALHAVVGEDVVDIYLNGSPFFYNVQFTDFTPYVYVPEGAYTVEVFPRDQKENPIATGKMEIKPGELMTIAITGESDKTIDILPIEEEMEIPTGNKSRVRFIHLVPNGKSVDILLDKEMVLEDVEYKEVTPYTDIDPKTYQVDVVLNENGQLIRQIRVTINPGRVYSFYALGNKPNFQIFQSLDGATFMI, encoded by the coding sequence GTGAGAAATTTTAATGAAAATTACTCTTTAGTTAGAGCCTTGCATGCAGTAGTAGGTGAAGACGTTGTAGATATATACTTAAATGGAAGTCCATTTTTTTATAATGTTCAATTTACAGATTTTACACCATATGTATATGTTCCAGAAGGAGCATATACGGTAGAAGTTTTTCCTAGGGATCAAAAGGAAAATCCTATTGCTACGGGAAAAATGGAAATTAAACCAGGTGAATTAATGACTATAGCAATTACAGGAGAGTCTGATAAGACAATAGACATATTACCAATCGAAGAAGAAATGGAGATACCAACAGGCAATAAATCTAGAGTAAGATTTATACATCTAGTTCCGAATGGAAAATCGGTAGATATATTATTAGATAAAGAAATGGTTTTAGAAGATGTTGAATATAAAGAAGTAACTCCATATACAGATATAGATCCTAAAACATATCAAGTAGATGTAGTATTAAATGAAAATGGTCAACTAATTAGACAAATAAGAGTTACTATAAATCCAGGAAGAGTATATAGTTTCTATGCATTAGGGAATAAACCTAACTTTCAAATTTTTCAATCCCTTGATGGAGCTACTTTTATGATTTAA
- a CDS encoding small, acid-soluble spore protein, alpha/beta type → MEKDILNKPGKKSATKSKKSKILTDNDIMKYEIASELGLIDKVTELGWAGLTAKEAGKIGGMLTSRKKQKKKAEEAKKDDGTV, encoded by the coding sequence ATGGAAAAAGATATTTTAAATAAACCAGGTAAAAAAAGTGCAACAAAGTCTAAAAAAAGTAAGATATTGACAGATAATGATATAATGAAATATGAGATTGCATCTGAGCTTGGACTAATAGACAAAGTTACAGAGCTAGGGTGGGCAGGACTTACTGCTAAAGAAGCTGGAAAAATTGGTGGAATGTTAACATCAAGGAAAAAGCAAAAGAAAAAGGCGGAGGAAGCGAAAAAGGACGATGGAACAGTATAG